Proteins from one Myxococcales bacterium genomic window:
- a CDS encoding HEAT repeat domain-containing protein, which translates to MPRAARRILTLLVTLTLLVVTTIAAAEDRVDKATDQLKNSDDFRVRTQAALALGASKSKRAVEPLCAGLEDSNTTVRAASAAALGKLKQGGEDCLNTRLDEEENSTVKSSIKKALTLLKSASEPAITASTKVYLMIAKASDKSGRSGDEIVKMVRKAMLKAAGKEDGYVIAPADETPAQAKKRLSKWKSVKAFYLSPKVLEPRYSGGSLQIKIDVAIFTYPGKALKGSIPVKLTQDGVSGRDTSSEDDLIRMASERAVEKFSANMERIQ; encoded by the coding sequence ATGCCCCGGGCGGCTCGCCGTATCCTGACGCTGCTCGTCACGCTGACGTTGCTGGTCGTCACCACGATTGCTGCCGCTGAGGACAGGGTGGACAAGGCCACCGATCAGCTGAAGAACAGCGACGACTTCCGAGTCCGCACGCAGGCGGCTCTGGCCCTCGGTGCCTCCAAGAGCAAACGCGCGGTCGAACCGCTGTGCGCCGGCCTCGAAGACTCGAATACCACCGTGCGCGCGGCGTCGGCCGCGGCGCTCGGCAAGCTCAAGCAAGGCGGCGAAGACTGTCTGAACACGCGGCTCGACGAAGAGGAAAACTCCACCGTCAAGTCATCCATCAAGAAGGCGCTCACGCTACTCAAGTCGGCCTCCGAGCCTGCCATCACCGCCAGCACCAAGGTCTATCTGATGATCGCGAAGGCCAGCGACAAGAGCGGCAGGAGCGGTGATGAGATCGTGAAGATGGTCCGGAAAGCCATGCTCAAGGCAGCTGGTAAGGAAGACGGCTACGTGATTGCACCCGCTGACGAAACGCCCGCCCAGGCCAAGAAACGCCTATCCAAGTGGAAGAGCGTGAAGGCCTTCTACCTGTCCCCGAAGGTGCTCGAGCCGCGGTACTCTGGCGGCTCGCTCCAGATCAAGATCGACGTCGCCATCTTCACCTACCCGGGCAAAGCGCTGAAGGGCAGCATCCCCGTCAAGCTCACCCAGGACGGCGTGTCCGGCCGTGACACGTCGAGCGAGGACGATTTGATTCGCATGGCTTCGGAGCGCGCGGTCGAGAAGTTCTCGGCGAACATGGAGCGAATTCAGTGA
- a CDS encoding HAMP domain-containing protein, producing MAEAATAPAAGGGRHQRRLRNYLLDTHFQLKYTAYLVAIAIVLSGSLGFILYRTSNAVLAQSYSTVSKGEQVVSYGKQVVEESRKVSAVVQMNIVKDETYQDNPALLEAFKTDAQSQDDRLKKQQDELEAQSASLKQQSADIANQQKTMLSSLTAVLLLLVVGIGVAGILVTHKVAGPIYKMKRQIREVGEGKLKIPGKLRKGDELVDFFEAFNDMVVNWRKRQEDEIALLDEAMKKLEGSVAAGEMETLRKLRADMQSTLD from the coding sequence ATGGCAGAAGCGGCAACCGCACCGGCGGCAGGCGGAGGGCGCCATCAGCGTCGCCTCCGAAACTACCTGCTGGATACCCATTTTCAGCTCAAGTACACGGCGTACCTCGTGGCGATCGCCATCGTGCTGAGTGGTTCGCTCGGTTTCATCCTGTATCGCACCAGCAACGCGGTGCTTGCCCAGAGTTACTCCACCGTGAGCAAGGGCGAACAGGTCGTGTCGTACGGCAAGCAGGTCGTTGAAGAGAGCCGCAAGGTGAGCGCCGTCGTCCAGATGAACATCGTCAAGGACGAGACCTACCAGGACAATCCAGCGCTGCTCGAGGCCTTCAAGACCGACGCACAATCCCAGGACGACCGTCTGAAGAAGCAGCAAGACGAGCTCGAGGCACAGTCAGCCAGCCTGAAACAGCAGTCCGCCGACATCGCGAATCAGCAGAAGACCATGCTCTCGTCGTTGACAGCGGTCTTGTTGCTGCTCGTCGTGGGCATCGGAGTCGCTGGCATTCTCGTCACGCACAAGGTTGCCGGACCCATCTACAAGATGAAGCGGCAAATCCGCGAGGTCGGCGAGGGCAAGCTCAAGATCCCCGGCAAGCTCCGCAAAGGGGACGAGCTGGTGGACTTCTTCGAAGCGTTCAACGACATGGTCGTCAACTGGCGGAAGCGCCAGGAAGACGAGATCGCGCTGCTCGACGAGGCGATGAAGAAGCTCGAAGGCAGTGTGGCGGCCGGCGAGATGGAGACGCTGCGAAAGCTACGCGCGGACATGCAGTCGACGCTCGATTGA